A stretch of Aedes aegypti strain LVP_AGWG chromosome 2, AaegL5.0 Primary Assembly, whole genome shotgun sequence DNA encodes these proteins:
- the LOC5573186 gene encoding RING finger protein 121, with amino-acid sequence MNLHEPVDMFNKTMGDLTPEERMRVEHLMLHEKHKGHESMHAEMVVILLVTLIIAQIVLVEWKKRHYKSYSLMTLLALWLIPFVLSCRNQYWRFIFFWLIFSCITALVMRKAMRKPVAGTTPRLVYKWFYFIYKLSYGLGIIGYIIMMFTFFGLNFVFNHAPNVWMDIGLLFVFYGLYYGVLGRDVSEICTDKMAAHIGYYTPKGIPTRHLERNVCAVCGNQLLTEVNETGVIEDTYKLSCDHVFHEFCIRGWCIIGKKQTCPYCKEKVDLKKMFCNPWERPHVLYGQLLDWIRWLVAWQPLILFIVQGINWALGLE; translated from the exons GGTCGAACACCTGATGCTCCACGAGAAGCATAAAGGACATGAATCCATGCATGCAGAGATGGTTGTCATCTTGCTGGTGACGCTCATCATAGCCCAGATCGTACTAGTCGAATGGAAGAAACGGCATTACAAATCATACTCG CTGATGACTTTACTGGCACTATGGCTGATACCTTTTGTACTGAGCTGCCGCAACCAGTATTGGCGATTTATCTTCTTCTGGCTGATATTCAGCTGCATCACGGCGTTAGTTATGCGAAAAGCGATGAGAAAACCTGTGGCTGGTACCACTCCGCGATTGGTGTACAAGTGGTTCTATTTCATCTACAAACTCAGCTATGGTTTGGGCATTATCGGCTATATCATAATGATGTTCACTTTCTTCGGGTTGAACTTTGTCTTTAATCATGCACCGAATGTGTGGATGGACATAGGACTGCTGTTCGTATTCTATGGGTTGTATTACGGAGTACTCGGGCGTGATGTGTCCGAGATTTGTACCGATAAGATGGCTGCACACATAGGG TACTATACACCGAAAGGCATTCCAACGCGCCATCTGGAGCGTAATGTATGCGCTGTGTGCGGCAACCAACTGTTGACTGAAGTTAACGAAACGGGCGTTATTGAAGATACCTACAAGTTATCTTGCGACCACGTATTCCACGAGTTTTGTATAAGGGGATGGTGCATTATCGGGAAGAAACAAACTTGCCCGTACTGCAAGGAGAAGGTCGACCTCAAGAAGATGTTCTGCAATCC ATGGGAACGACCCCACGTGCTGTACGGTCAACTGCTCGATTGGATCCGATGGCTGGTGGCGTGGCAGCCGCTCATTTTGTTCATCGTCCAAGGTATCAACTGGGCACTAGGATTAGAATAG